One Aquarana catesbeiana isolate 2022-GZ linkage group LG04, ASM4218655v1, whole genome shotgun sequence genomic region harbors:
- the LOC141139414 gene encoding lymphotactin-like yields MPDSLQSSSSPLHIRLNMNIIYITPLILLGICLCSNIGKGLGIEVLDKNTCLDYQQKEVRLNQLRSYTNQTIPMKAVLFVTRKGKVLCADPSMPWVIKAVKAIDRRTKTQINSKKATNTKKEAGKNKQRKQKNNQNKKKNVKKVPQAKSNKATPTAISSIVKS; encoded by the exons ATGCCAGACTCCCTCCAGAGTTCTTCTAGCCCTCTCCACATCAGGCTGAACATGAATATTATCTATATTACACCGCTTATTTTGTTGGGAATATGTCTCTGTTCTAATATTGGTAAAG GACTTGGAATTGAAGTTCTAGACAAGAATACCTGTCTTGATTATCAACAGAAGGAAGTTCGCCTTAACCAGCTGAGGAGTTACACCAATCAAACTATTCCGATGAAAGCAGTTTT GTTTGTAACAAGAAAAGGTAAAGTGTTATGTGCAGATCCCAGCATGCCTTGGGTAATAAAAGCTGTTAAAGCCATTGATAGAAGAACCAAAACCCAAATAAACAGCAAGAAAGCAACCAACACCAAAAAGGAAGCTGGCAAGAATAAACAGAGAAAGCAGAAGAATaatcaaaacaaaaagaaaaatgtgaaaaaggtACCTCAAGCGAAGTCCAACAAGGCTACTCCCACTGCAATAAGTTCTATTGTGAAATCTTAA